ATGCTGCTTAATGGAATACGTTGAGAATTGACTATTTCTGATAGCTATTAGCTGTCAGCCATCAGCTATCAGTTTTTTACTCGATAATCTTGCCAAGAGTTGTAGCGTCGAGCATAATATTCTAAAATAGATTCGACTTGTTCTTGAGCAGTCTCGTCTGTTTTATCTGTGTATTTAATTTCTAAAGCTGCAACTTGGCTTTGGTAATAATTAAACTTTTCAGATTCATCATGTTTGATCGAACGAAGAATTAGACTGGTATCAATTCCTTGTACCTGTCGTAAATGAGCAGCTACTTCTCGATACACTCCTAAAGGTAGATTCGGACAAGTAAGCTGCTGCTTATGCTGCCCTATAGCTGGTGACTGCATAGATAAATTTTGAACCACAAATATATATTAATTAGGTCTATTTTCGCACTTAATTCATTGGTCTCCAATTAGAAATCTCCAATAGTAGGGCAGAATCATTGCATAATATAAAGATATACTAAGAGTTTTGTTTTGGTAAGTAGTTCCTAAAAAGAGCTATAGTGCAGGACTCATAGGATAGATAAATTGTTTGATAGAAAAAATTAATATTAATTATGAAAACTGTTTCCGATAGTAAAAGGGCTTTTTATGCTGCTTATCCTCGACCAATCAACTCTATATATCGCCGAGTGATAGAAGAGTTACTGGTAGAAATGCATCTTTTATCAGTAAATGCTGATTTTAAGCCTGATCCTGTTTATTATTTGGGAATTGTCACTTCTTTCGAGCGTTTGATGCAGGGCTATCAGCCAGAATCAGACAAAGAGAAAATTTTTAATGCTATCTGTACTTCTACAGATGGCGATCCGCAAAACTTTAAATCTCAAGCAGGTATTTTATTAACGTTAGCCAAAGATAAATCTATTGATGAGCTAATGGCATGGTTGAGCAATCCCTCGGCTGAAGGAGAGGCAGGTTATATAGTTGAGCCAATTAAAGCGATCGCTAATAATGATAACTTTAAGTACAGTCGTCCTTTTGCGATCGGCGTGTATACTCTTTTAGAGGAATGCGATAGTAAGGCAGTTCAAAATCAAGAAAAGCGCGATGAAATTGTCGGCACTATTGCCGAAAGTTTTGGTTTGCCTAGCGAAAAAATGAAAAAAGATTTAGAGCTATATCGTAGCAACCTCGAAAAAATGGAACAGTTGCTTAAGGTTATTGAAGATGTTTTAGAAGCTAGCCGTAAAAAGAGAGAAAAAAGAGAACAGGAAAAAATAGATTTAGTTAAAAAAGAAGACCAAGTTAATGAAGAAGTTGAAGAGGCAACAGCAGAATAAATAAGTAGGTAGGTGAGTCAACACGAGCGTGGAGGCAAGGGATTAGCCGCAGCCAGCTCTCTGATCGAGAGCATTTCTGCTGGTCAAATTAATCAGAAGATGGTTTGCTAGGGAATTGGGAAATTAGGAAATAAGAAATTAATTTGTATACTTCCTTATCTTTTATCCTTCATCCCTTAATTAATCCGCTTATCTTGGCAATTACTTGAGTTGGTGTCATTGATTTCAATAGATAGTCATCAACTCCTGATTTGGCGAAATTTTCCCATTCTATATTGTTTAATTCATTTCCCAGTAAAACTAAATTAGTATTTTGAGCAAATGTTTTTTGGGCAATAGTTTCCGCAATATTTTTCACCACTATCTCCGAGCAATCACGATCTACAATAATAATTCTTGGCTGCAATAGTTCAATTTGATTCATCGCCGTAGCCGAATCCATCAGCCAAACTACCTGACATTCAATAGTGTTGAGTAGCTGGCAAATAAAAGTAGCGTTTTCCTCATCCTCAGTAATTAGCATAACTGTTTGAGAAGTCAGATTAGTCTGATAATTAACAGATGATTGAGCATTTAAATTCGGCTGGAAGGGAATCTTTTCTGGCAGATAAACTGTGAATATCGAACCTTCTCCCGAAGCTGATTCGACTTCGATACTTCCACCATGTAATTCTACTAACTTCTTGGTTAGAGCTAACCCTAAACCAGTACCGCCTTGGGTGCGCTGACGGAAATCTTCTAACTGTTTGAATTTCTCAAATAGTAAAGGGATTTCTTGATCTGTAATGCCAATCCCCGTATCTTCTACCTGCAAAACTACCTGACGTTTTTCTCGCCAAAGCCTTAGAATTACTTCTCCTCTGGCTGGAGTAAACTTAATACCATTGCTGAGGAGATTAAATAAAATCTCTTTTAATCTTATTTCATCAGCAAAGAAGTAGTCTTGGTCTAGCTTAAGTTTAATTTCGGGAATTAGCGTAATTTGCTTGGCTCTGGCAATTTCCTGGAGCATCTGTATCGACTCTCTGGCTACTCTAGTTAAAGAGATCTGTTGAATATTTAGCAGGTGTTTACCTGATTCTACTTCGGAAAACTCTAAAATATTATTAATTAAGGTCAACAGGTGCTTGCCACTTTGTTGAATGAGGTAAAGATATTCCTGCTGTTTCTCTGGAGACAAAACTTTTTCTTTGCTAGATGATAATTGCAGCAGAGTACTAGACAAGCCGATAACGCAAGTTAGAGGAGTACGTAATTCATGGCTCATGCTACCTAAAAACTCATGTTTAGACTTACTAGCAGCTTCTGCTGCAATGAGAGCATCTTTAATCTGTCGTGCTTGGTTTTGAACCTGTTTTTCTAGTAGTAATTTCTGCTGTTGTAATTGCTGATATGATTGATGATGGTGGATGGCGATCGCCAAATACTCAGATATTTGACGCAAAAACTGGATATCTTGCTGATGCCATTGTCTTGACTCAGAACATTGATGAGCAATAACAAATCCCCATAGCTTGCTCTCTACTCTAATTGGCGTAACAGCCTTAGCTCTTACTTTTAGCTTTGTCATTAAGTCTTTAAGACAAGGATTAAGTGTAGAATCAAGTTTGACATCATCAATAACTAAATTAAATCCTTGATGATATTTATTTATCGATTGAGGAATCTTACGCCAACAAACTTCATCCTGGAAATACAAAGTAGAAGTAATATCCTGGTTTTTTCTGCATTCATAGGTAACTGTATCTACAAGCTCAACAGGTTTTGAACTGACAATATTAGACTCTAAAGGAACATCTAATTGATAAATCAAAAGCCTATCTAATGCCAAAAAATCACAGCTGCGATCGATCGCTGTTTGAATAATTTCTGATAAATTTAGATTCTGGCTAATCTGGATTTTAATTTGCTCAAATATGCGCTCTTGTTCCACCTGATAGTGCAATAATTTAGCCATCGGTGCAGTTTGGGGTAAATTATGTTTGATTTCCGAGTTTTCTGCCTCATTTATGAGTAATTTGACTACCTTGACGATAAATTCCGCGAAATCATTATGATTGTGGATTAATTTATTAATAAAATTTGTTTTTAAATATTCAACAACCGCAATTTCCCATTTTTGTTGGCAACTAAGCTGGATTAGCTCTTGGGTAATTATTGAGGTATCAAAAGCTAATGTAACTTGGTATTTTTGGGGATCTGTTGTTTCTTCCCTACGTAAAAAAGCATTAACTTTCGATGTAATTAACAACAAAAAACTAGCTGTTTCTGTTCGTTTATTTAGCTGATTTTTTTGTTCGCTATTTGCTAGCTTTAATAGTGTATGCTCTGTAATAAGCAAGTTTTCGTCTTCTGTTGACATTGCTAACCAGAGTTTGGCAATCTGAAGCCAAACTTGATAACTAACGACCTTTTTAAACACCAAAGAAGAAGAACTCAACACAATTTAAATTCAGCAATTATCACATTTTTCTGCTTCTACAT
This DNA window, taken from Pleurocapsa sp. FMAR1, encodes the following:
- the psb29 gene encoding photosystem II biogenesis protein Psp29 — translated: MKTVSDSKRAFYAAYPRPINSIYRRVIEELLVEMHLLSVNADFKPDPVYYLGIVTSFERLMQGYQPESDKEKIFNAICTSTDGDPQNFKSQAGILLTLAKDKSIDELMAWLSNPSAEGEAGYIVEPIKAIANNDNFKYSRPFAIGVYTLLEECDSKAVQNQEKRDEIVGTIAESFGLPSEKMKKDLELYRSNLEKMEQLLKVIEDVLEASRKKREKREQEKIDLVKKEDQVNEEVEEATAE
- a CDS encoding GAF domain-containing sensor histidine kinase, with amino-acid sequence MLSSSSLVFKKVVSYQVWLQIAKLWLAMSTEDENLLITEHTLLKLANSEQKNQLNKRTETASFLLLITSKVNAFLRREETTDPQKYQVTLAFDTSIITQELIQLSCQQKWEIAVVEYLKTNFINKLIHNHNDFAEFIVKVVKLLINEAENSEIKHNLPQTAPMAKLLHYQVEQERIFEQIKIQISQNLNLSEIIQTAIDRSCDFLALDRLLIYQLDVPLESNIVSSKPVELVDTVTYECRKNQDITSTLYFQDEVCWRKIPQSINKYHQGFNLVIDDVKLDSTLNPCLKDLMTKLKVRAKAVTPIRVESKLWGFVIAHQCSESRQWHQQDIQFLRQISEYLAIAIHHHQSYQQLQQQKLLLEKQVQNQARQIKDALIAAEAASKSKHEFLGSMSHELRTPLTCVIGLSSTLLQLSSSKEKVLSPEKQQEYLYLIQQSGKHLLTLINNILEFSEVESGKHLLNIQQISLTRVARESIQMLQEIARAKQITLIPEIKLKLDQDYFFADEIRLKEILFNLLSNGIKFTPARGEVILRLWREKRQVVLQVEDTGIGITDQEIPLLFEKFKQLEDFRQRTQGGTGLGLALTKKLVELHGGSIEVESASGEGSIFTVYLPEKIPFQPNLNAQSSVNYQTNLTSQTVMLITEDEENATFICQLLNTIECQVVWLMDSATAMNQIELLQPRIIIVDRDCSEIVVKNIAETIAQKTFAQNTNLVLLGNELNNIEWENFAKSGVDDYLLKSMTPTQVIAKISGLIKG